One Mycolicibacterium parafortuitum DNA segment encodes these proteins:
- a CDS encoding ABC transporter permease has protein sequence MSELASESSAQSELARTSRWPWLVLGVITAAALGIPLLAGEQVADFSAALRPPSAEHLVGTDHSGYDLLVRTAEGLRVSLLIAVVCAVAATCLGLAVGVAAALAGGWLDAVVMRLVDGFNALPHLVVGIVIAAMWRGAPLAIIASIALTHWPAVARVVRAELLAVANAGWVESARLAGASRWFVARTHLVPAVTGQALVAMIVLLPHAVWHESTLSFLGVGLSPDRASLGTLLSEARGDVLTGAWWTLAVPAAALIATALAFAAAGTLMRNRHRPPTGQVW, from the coding sequence ATGAGCGAGCTTGCGAGCGAATCATCGGCCCAGAGCGAGCTTGCCCGCACCTCCCGGTGGCCGTGGCTCGTGCTCGGTGTCATCACCGCGGCGGCCCTCGGTATCCCGCTGCTGGCCGGCGAGCAGGTGGCCGACTTCTCCGCCGCGCTGCGCCCGCCGAGCGCCGAACACCTTGTCGGAACCGATCATTCGGGCTACGACCTGCTGGTCCGCACCGCGGAGGGGCTGCGGGTCTCGCTGTTGATCGCCGTGGTGTGCGCGGTGGCGGCGACGTGCCTGGGGCTCGCGGTCGGTGTCGCCGCGGCACTGGCCGGCGGGTGGCTCGACGCGGTCGTGATGCGCCTGGTCGACGGGTTCAACGCGCTGCCCCACCTGGTGGTCGGGATCGTGATCGCCGCGATGTGGCGCGGCGCCCCGCTGGCGATCATCGCGTCCATCGCGCTGACGCACTGGCCGGCGGTCGCGCGCGTGGTGCGCGCCGAACTGCTCGCGGTCGCCAATGCCGGGTGGGTGGAGTCCGCACGGCTGGCGGGGGCCTCGCGGTGGTTCGTCGCGCGCACCCATCTCGTGCCCGCGGTGACGGGGCAGGCCCTGGTCGCGATGATCGTGCTGCTGCCGCACGCGGTGTGGCACGAGTCCACGCTGTCGTTCCTGGGGGTCGGGCTCTCCCCGGACCGCGCCAGCCTCGGCACGCTGCTCAGCGAGGCCCGCGGCGACGTGCTCACCGGCGCCTGGTGGACGCTGGCCGTCCCCGCCGCGGCGTTGATCGCGACCGCGCTCGCCTTCGCCGCGGCCGGCACCCTCATGCGCAACCGGCACCGACCACCGACGGGGCAGGTGTGGTGA
- a CDS encoding ABC transporter permease produces the protein MDTLTPPALAEKVAARPVRAAARLLAVRAAVAVPLTVAISAAIFAVASLSPFDPLAAYLGSNYQFATQSQREAMREAYNTDMPWYQAWWQWIGGVSRGELGWSSTQSQPVTTVLAERMPFTLALSGAALLTAAVSAVLLGCLAGMRRGGLVDRLCTGFSVTFAAVPPFVVSLALVVVVAVGLRWLPASGAAPPGADYTVEGVLRHAILPWIALTVSMIPWLLLTTRAAVVESVGSDAVRAARSRGVHGWALLRGHIAPVSVLPTLALLGTRLPELIAGAAIVETVFGWPGMAAVLVDSAAALDFALLAALTVAAAAAVLAGSALSDAAAVAIDPRVRMRA, from the coding sequence GTGGACACGCTGACGCCGCCGGCACTCGCCGAGAAGGTTGCCGCGCGCCCTGTGCGTGCCGCGGCCCGGTTGCTGGCGGTCCGGGCGGCCGTCGCGGTGCCCCTGACTGTCGCGATCTCGGCGGCGATCTTCGCCGTCGCGTCGCTGTCGCCCTTCGATCCGCTGGCCGCCTATCTCGGCAGCAACTACCAGTTCGCGACGCAGTCCCAGCGGGAGGCGATGCGCGAGGCCTACAACACCGACATGCCGTGGTATCAGGCCTGGTGGCAGTGGATCGGCGGCGTGTCACGGGGTGAACTCGGCTGGTCGTCGACGCAGTCGCAACCGGTTACCACCGTGCTGGCCGAGCGGATGCCGTTCACGCTGGCCCTGTCCGGGGCCGCGCTGCTGACCGCGGCGGTGTCGGCGGTGCTGCTGGGCTGCCTGGCGGGGATGCGCCGAGGTGGTCTGGTCGATCGGCTGTGTACCGGCTTCTCGGTGACCTTCGCCGCGGTGCCACCGTTCGTGGTGTCGCTGGCACTGGTGGTGGTCGTCGCGGTAGGTCTGCGATGGCTTCCCGCTTCCGGTGCCGCGCCGCCCGGCGCCGACTACACCGTCGAAGGTGTTCTGCGCCATGCCATCCTGCCATGGATCGCGCTCACGGTGTCGATGATTCCGTGGCTGTTGCTGACCACGCGCGCCGCCGTCGTCGAAAGCGTCGGCTCCGATGCGGTGCGCGCCGCGCGGTCCCGCGGGGTGCACGGCTGGGCACTGCTGCGCGGGCACATCGCGCCGGTCTCGGTACTTCCGACGCTGGCGCTGCTGGGCACCAGGCTGCCCGAGTTGATCGCCGGCGCCGCGATCGTCGAGACCGTCTTCGGCTGGCCCGGTATGGCCGCCGTGCTGGTGGATTCGGCTGCGGCACTGGACTTTGCGCTGCTCGCCGCGCTGACTGTGGCCGCGGCCGCCGCGGTACTGGCCGGTTCGGCGCTGTCGGATGCGGCGGCGGTGGCGATCGATCCGCGGGTCAGGATGAGGGCATGA
- a CDS encoding ABC transporter substrate-binding protein, translated as MNSRVAMACAVSALLAATACSASSTEEPRDQIVLAEGYELGGYNPVNGYAESGVSPIYDGLFRPSATTDTVVPELVPALAGEEPQPAGPNRWRIPLRPGVTFSDGSTFDSADVVATYNAVPDPLVASEISTSVAPILSIEADGPDAVVVELDTAADPKPYLLLGILPSEKVEAKPAADWAVNTAPVGTGPYRLESLRPDQAVLVARDDYWGGVPQVTRLVYTYAPDDNARAQSMVAGAVDGTNLPPRLVDSVKSSNGDVRTVAVRSADWRGIALPAGNPFTADVTARLAMNIGVDRDAMVRDVLLGYGSPASTPVAPAYGDAFDPGAQYAFDLDRAKGLLDDAGWRTGPDQVREKDGARASFELLYNAQDTLRRDLAVAYAAAMKPLGVDVRPRGTSWDEIDTRFADSAVVLGGGSTPYSIDSQVYDTLHTRVPESSPYSNPGNFTAPGLDEMLEQAGRSPSGPAKDELYRRIQASYAAAPSHVFLVFLHHTYSYKDLGWQQSPPIMEPHSHGVSWGPWWNLASWTR; from the coding sequence ATGAATTCTCGTGTCGCGATGGCCTGTGCCGTGAGTGCTCTGCTTGCCGCGACGGCGTGCTCGGCGTCCTCCACCGAGGAGCCCCGCGACCAGATCGTGCTCGCGGAAGGCTACGAGCTCGGGGGCTACAACCCGGTCAACGGCTACGCCGAGTCCGGTGTCTCCCCGATCTACGACGGTCTCTTCCGGCCGAGCGCGACCACCGACACCGTTGTTCCGGAGCTGGTCCCAGCTCTCGCGGGTGAGGAGCCGCAGCCTGCCGGGCCGAACCGCTGGCGTATCCCGCTGCGGCCCGGCGTCACATTCTCCGACGGCAGCACGTTCGACTCCGCCGACGTGGTGGCGACGTACAACGCCGTCCCGGACCCCCTGGTGGCGTCGGAGATCTCCACCTCGGTGGCGCCCATCCTGTCGATCGAGGCCGACGGTCCCGACGCCGTCGTCGTCGAACTCGACACCGCGGCCGACCCGAAACCCTATCTGCTGCTGGGCATTCTGCCATCGGAGAAGGTCGAGGCGAAGCCGGCCGCGGATTGGGCCGTCAACACCGCCCCCGTCGGCACCGGCCCGTACCGCCTGGAGAGCCTGCGCCCCGATCAGGCCGTCCTGGTCGCGCGCGACGACTACTGGGGCGGTGTCCCGCAGGTCACGCGGCTGGTCTACACCTATGCGCCCGACGACAACGCCCGGGCGCAGAGCATGGTGGCCGGTGCCGTCGACGGCACGAATCTTCCGCCGCGACTGGTTGATTCGGTCAAGAGCTCGAACGGCGACGTGCGGACCGTCGCCGTGCGTTCTGCGGACTGGCGCGGCATCGCCCTGCCCGCGGGTAACCCGTTCACCGCCGACGTGACCGCCCGGCTGGCGATGAACATCGGCGTCGACCGTGACGCGATGGTGCGCGATGTCCTCCTCGGCTACGGCAGCCCGGCCAGTACCCCGGTGGCCCCCGCGTACGGCGACGCCTTCGATCCCGGTGCGCAGTACGCGTTCGACCTCGACCGGGCCAAGGGACTGCTCGACGATGCGGGATGGCGTACCGGCCCCGATCAGGTCCGCGAAAAAGACGGTGCGCGAGCATCGTTCGAGCTGTTGTACAACGCGCAGGACACGCTGCGCCGTGATCTGGCGGTGGCCTACGCCGCGGCGATGAAACCGCTCGGCGTCGACGTCCGGCCGCGCGGCACCAGCTGGGACGAGATCGACACCCGGTTCGCCGACTCGGCCGTGGTGCTCGGCGGCGGCTCGACGCCCTACAGCATCGACTCCCAGGTGTACGACACCCTGCACACGCGGGTGCCCGAATCGTCGCCGTACTCCAATCCGGGGAACTTCACCGCGCCGGGGCTCGACGAGATGCTCGAACAGGCCGGCCGATCGCCGTCCGGTCCCGCCAAGGACGAGCTGTACCGCAGGATCCAGGCCTCGTACGCGGCCGCGCCGTCGCATGTCTTCCTGGTGTTCCTGCACCACACCTACAGCTACAAGGATCTCGGCTGGCAGCAGAGCCCGCCGATCATGGAGCCCCACTCGCACGGGGTGTCGTGGGGTCCCTGGTGGAATCTCGCCTCGTGGACACGCTGA
- a CDS encoding putative holin — protein MIPLPRASVLAGVMIIGVALGMMAALIAAVEVTATVRPDLVIGVVVGVPSVIGMLMILMSSRRWVTAVGAMILAIGPGWFGALTAIQVASGV, from the coding sequence GTGATCCCGTTGCCACGAGCATCGGTCCTCGCCGGAGTGATGATCATCGGTGTCGCTCTGGGCATGATGGCCGCGCTCATCGCCGCCGTCGAAGTCACCGCGACTGTCCGGCCGGACCTCGTCATCGGTGTCGTGGTCGGCGTGCCGAGTGTGATCGGCATGTTGATGATCCTGATGTCGAGCCGGCGGTGGGTCACTGCCGTCGGCGCCATGATCCTGGCCATCGGACCGGGTTGGTTCGGGGCCCTCACCGCGATCCAGGTGGCCTCCGGTGTCTGA
- a CDS encoding DUF779 domain-containing protein, with translation MAAPPRALITAAAAELLLTLQERHGPLMFHQSGGCCDGSSPMCYPAGDFIVGDRDVLLAVLDVGDTVPVWISGPQFDTWKHTQLVIDVVPGRGGGFSLESPEGKRFLSRGRAFTEDENRALDNVPPVTGAAYERGERPPRTGTHVVADAQVQDACAIPQR, from the coding sequence ATGGCTGCACCCCCTCGGGCACTGATCACCGCCGCCGCCGCGGAACTTCTGCTGACGCTGCAGGAACGGCACGGCCCGTTGATGTTTCACCAGTCCGGCGGATGCTGCGACGGTTCGTCGCCGATGTGCTATCCCGCCGGCGATTTCATCGTCGGGGACCGTGACGTGCTGCTCGCGGTGCTCGACGTCGGCGACACGGTGCCGGTCTGGATCTCCGGTCCGCAGTTCGACACGTGGAAACACACCCAGCTGGTGATCGACGTGGTGCCGGGCAGAGGCGGCGGTTTCAGCCTGGAATCGCCGGAGGGCAAGCGGTTTCTGTCCCGCGGCCGGGCGTTCACCGAGGACGAGAACCGCGCGCTCGACAACGTCCCGCCGGTGACGGGTGCGGCCTACGAGCGGGGTGAACGACCGCCGCGGACCGGCACGCACGTCGTCGCGGACGCCCAGGTTCAGGACGCGTGCGCGATTCCGCAGCGTTGA
- a CDS encoding GAF domain-containing protein, producing the protein MPSNVGSPLVPEPAVAVGEDPRSYARLMSAVYDATMAGARAPARPREVIGDSWRRVMASGIEPDEQAEPVVETGALEMLRRSSGLMEVLDDISHGLGPLVADGENILVVADAKGRVLWRSGSPSVLMNADRLGFVEGANWGERAVGTNAIGTALVSQRAVQVFSAEHFLRSHHSWTCAGAPIRDPRTGQVIGVVDVSGPAATVHPTTVALVDAVARLAESHLRVEHDRTLNRLRALTAPILARMGSPALVVDTDGWVAAVDAMPLHHRILLPERLGPGRVRLATLGMCAVEPLPGGWLVRPAGGEDDEDADDAHPSRATLDVSDPDRPSLVMVGRSGSWRHDLSLRHAEILVALALSPQGRSAPQLAEDLYGDRSKVVTVRAEMSRLRKQFAGILATKPYRFAGAIELSVRYPADRRMILPPSNAPVIRVARDNG; encoded by the coding sequence ATGCCCAGCAATGTCGGCAGCCCGCTCGTGCCTGAGCCCGCCGTCGCAGTCGGTGAGGATCCGCGCAGCTATGCGCGGCTGATGTCGGCTGTCTACGACGCGACGATGGCCGGCGCTCGCGCGCCGGCGCGGCCGCGGGAGGTCATCGGGGACTCGTGGCGCCGGGTCATGGCCAGCGGTATCGAGCCCGATGAACAGGCCGAGCCGGTGGTCGAGACGGGTGCGCTGGAGATGCTCCGTCGGTCCTCCGGGCTGATGGAGGTGCTCGACGACATCTCCCACGGACTGGGGCCGCTGGTCGCCGACGGCGAGAACATCCTCGTGGTGGCCGATGCGAAGGGTCGGGTGCTGTGGCGCTCCGGGTCGCCGTCGGTGCTGATGAACGCCGACCGGCTGGGTTTCGTCGAAGGCGCCAACTGGGGTGAGCGCGCGGTCGGCACCAACGCGATCGGCACGGCCCTGGTGTCCCAGCGTGCCGTCCAGGTGTTCTCGGCCGAGCACTTCCTGCGTAGCCACCACTCGTGGACCTGCGCGGGGGCACCGATCCGGGATCCGCGCACGGGGCAGGTCATCGGCGTGGTCGACGTGTCCGGGCCGGCCGCGACCGTGCACCCGACGACGGTGGCACTCGTCGACGCCGTCGCCCGACTCGCCGAGTCCCATCTGCGGGTCGAGCACGACCGCACGCTGAACAGACTGCGGGCGCTCACGGCGCCGATCCTGGCGCGGATGGGGAGCCCGGCACTGGTCGTCGACACCGACGGATGGGTGGCCGCTGTCGATGCGATGCCGCTGCACCACCGCATCCTGTTACCCGAGCGGCTCGGCCCGGGGCGGGTGCGGTTGGCGACGTTGGGGATGTGCGCCGTCGAGCCGCTGCCCGGCGGTTGGCTGGTGCGTCCGGCCGGGGGAGAGGACGACGAGGACGCCGACGATGCGCATCCGTCGCGGGCGACGCTCGACGTCAGTGACCCGGACCGCCCGTCGCTGGTCATGGTCGGACGGTCCGGCAGCTGGCGCCACGACCTGTCGTTACGGCACGCGGAAATCCTTGTCGCTCTGGCTCTCTCGCCCCAAGGCCGGTCCGCGCCGCAGCTCGCCGAGGATCTCTACGGGGACCGGTCGAAGGTGGTGACCGTCCGTGCGGAGATGTCGCGGCTGCGCAAGCAGTTCGCCGGGATCCTCGCCACCAAGCCGTACCGTTTCGCGGGGGCGATCGAGTTGTCCGTCCGGTATCCCGCCGACCGGCGCATGATCCTTCCTCCGTCGAACGCTCCGGTGATCAGAGTCGCGAGGGACAATGGCTGA
- a CDS encoding acetoin reductase, which translates to MALNGKVALVTGAARGIGRGIALRLARDGADVALVDIHQGGLDDVAAEIAEIGSKATTFVADVSDRDQVFAAVEHAAAALGGFDIMVNNAGIALVGPISEVTPAEVQKLWSINVDGVLWGIQAAVAQFTTLRNKEQGKISKIINASSIAGHDGFAMLGPYSATKFAVRALTQAAAKEHAADGITVNAYCPGVVGTDMWVEIDKRFAELTGAAEGETYDKFVGGIALGRAETPDDVAGFVSYLAGPDSDYMTGQAGLIDGGLVYR; encoded by the coding sequence ATGGCACTCAACGGAAAAGTCGCACTCGTCACCGGCGCGGCCCGCGGTATCGGCCGCGGCATCGCCCTGCGCCTGGCCCGAGACGGCGCCGACGTGGCCCTGGTGGACATCCACCAGGGCGGTCTCGATGACGTCGCCGCGGAGATCGCCGAAATCGGCAGCAAAGCAACAACGTTCGTGGCCGACGTCAGCGACCGCGACCAGGTCTTCGCCGCGGTGGAACACGCCGCTGCGGCCCTCGGCGGTTTCGACATCATGGTGAACAACGCCGGTATCGCTCTCGTCGGCCCGATCAGCGAGGTGACACCGGCCGAGGTTCAGAAACTCTGGTCGATCAACGTCGACGGCGTGCTGTGGGGGATCCAGGCGGCCGTCGCGCAGTTCACCACGTTGCGCAACAAGGAGCAGGGGAAGATCAGCAAGATCATCAACGCCTCGTCGATCGCCGGCCACGACGGGTTCGCGATGCTCGGGCCGTACAGCGCGACGAAATTCGCGGTCAGGGCACTCACCCAGGCCGCGGCCAAGGAACACGCCGCCGACGGCATCACCGTCAACGCGTACTGTCCCGGCGTCGTCGGCACCGACATGTGGGTGGAGATCGACAAACGGTTCGCCGAGCTGACCGGCGCCGCCGAGGGTGAGACGTACGACAAGTTCGTCGGGGGCATCGCACTGGGCCGCGCCGAGACCCCGGACGATGTCGCCGGTTTCGTGTCGTATCTGGCCGGGCCGGATTCGGACTACATGACGGGGCAGGCGGGGCTCATCGACGGCGGTCTGGTCTACCGCTGA
- a CDS encoding 2,3-butanediol dehydrogenase, which yields MRAAVYYGPNKLEVDEVPEPEPRPGTVKLKVGFNGICGTDLHEYYAGPIFVPTAPHPLTGAQLPLTMGHEFSGTITAVGDGVTGWQEGDRVAVEPIYKCDRCGPCRAGNYNVCQQIGFHGLMSDGGMAEYTVVPTSMLHRLPDTVSLELGALVEPMSVAYHAATLGEVSAGDTAMVFGAGPIGIGLWFALRGKGLDDVFVVEPSPTRRAAIEALGASTLDPTADDVPALIADHTGGDGADAVFDAAGVTPSVATALACIGSRKPMISVAIYEKPLETPLLNLVMNESRVQGSLCYTGADFEAVIALMADGRYDTTGWVTRIPIDDVVDEGFEALHAGTKMKVLVDPNGAE from the coding sequence ATGAGAGCAGCTGTGTACTACGGACCGAACAAGCTCGAGGTCGACGAGGTTCCCGAACCCGAGCCGCGACCAGGGACGGTCAAGCTCAAGGTCGGCTTCAACGGCATCTGCGGAACCGACCTGCACGAGTACTACGCCGGCCCGATCTTCGTGCCGACCGCGCCCCATCCGCTCACCGGCGCGCAGCTGCCGCTGACGATGGGACACGAGTTCTCCGGCACGATCACCGCGGTCGGTGACGGCGTCACCGGCTGGCAGGAGGGCGACCGTGTCGCGGTCGAGCCGATCTACAAGTGCGATCGCTGCGGCCCGTGCCGGGCCGGCAATTACAACGTCTGCCAACAGATCGGCTTTCACGGCCTGATGTCCGACGGCGGCATGGCCGAGTACACCGTGGTGCCGACGAGCATGCTGCACCGGCTGCCCGACACCGTCTCGCTGGAGCTCGGCGCGCTGGTCGAGCCGATGTCGGTGGCCTATCACGCCGCCACCCTCGGCGAGGTGAGCGCCGGTGACACGGCCATGGTGTTCGGCGCCGGCCCGATCGGTATCGGGCTGTGGTTCGCGCTGCGTGGCAAAGGGCTCGACGACGTGTTCGTCGTGGAACCGTCACCGACCCGCCGCGCCGCGATCGAGGCGCTCGGCGCCAGCACCCTGGACCCGACCGCCGACGACGTGCCGGCCCTCATCGCCGACCACACGGGCGGCGACGGCGCCGACGCGGTGTTCGACGCCGCCGGCGTGACACCGTCCGTGGCCACCGCGCTGGCCTGCATCGGGTCCCGGAAGCCGATGATCAGCGTCGCCATCTACGAAAAGCCTTTGGAGACACCTCTTCTGAATCTCGTGATGAATGAGTCGAGGGTCCAGGGCTCGTTGTGCTACACCGGCGCCGACTTCGAGGCGGTGATCGCGCTGATGGCCGACGGCCGATACGACACCACCGGCTGGGTCACCCGGATCCCGATCGACGATGTGGTCGACGAGGGCTTCGAAGCGTTGCACGCCGGCACCAAGATGAAGGTTCTCGTGGATCCGAACGGAGCGGAATAG
- a CDS encoding flavin-containing monooxygenase — MTSTLDPQTTTELTPQQRVEAWLADFEAALAVRDVDRVTGMFAVDGFWRDLVAFTWNLKTLEGRDQIGAMLSARLAETGPSGFRTSEPAVQDGDGADAVVSAFIEFETAVGRGNGHLRLKDEDGADRAWTLLTTLQELKGHEERKGAGRVLGAVHGDDPDPRSWAEKKSEEEAALGYSRQPYTLVIGGGQGGIALGARLRQLGVPAIVVDKHERPGDQWRKRYKSLCLHDPVWYDHLPYLPFPQNWPVFAPKDKIGDWLEFYTRVMEVPYWSKTTCLSASFDEAAGQWTVEVDRDGERLTLHPTQLVLATGMSGKPNVPVLPGQDVFRGDQHHSSAHPGPDSYVGKKAVVIGSNNSAHDICKALYENGVDVTMVQRSSTHIVKSDTLMDIGLGDLYSERALAAGMTTEKADLTFASLPYRIMHEFQIPLYDRMRERDKEFYDRLEAAGFELDWGADGSGLFMKYLRRGSGYYIDVGACDMVADGRIKLAHGQVDRLTEDAVVLADGTVLPADVVVYATGYGSMNGWAADLIGQDVADRVGKVWGLGSDTPKDPGPWEGEQRNMWKPTQQPNLWFHGGNLHQSRHYSLYLALQLKARYEGLPTPVYGLQEVHHLS, encoded by the coding sequence ATGACTTCGACTCTCGACCCTCAGACCACCACCGAGCTGACGCCGCAGCAGCGCGTCGAGGCCTGGCTCGCCGACTTCGAGGCCGCGCTGGCCGTCCGCGACGTCGACCGCGTCACCGGCATGTTCGCCGTCGACGGCTTCTGGCGCGACCTGGTCGCGTTCACCTGGAACCTCAAGACCCTCGAAGGCCGCGACCAGATCGGCGCCATGCTCAGCGCTCGGCTCGCCGAGACCGGCCCGTCGGGGTTCCGCACCAGCGAACCCGCCGTCCAGGACGGCGACGGGGCCGACGCGGTGGTGTCGGCGTTCATCGAGTTCGAGACCGCCGTCGGACGCGGCAACGGTCATCTTCGCCTGAAGGACGAGGACGGCGCCGACCGCGCGTGGACGCTGCTGACCACGCTGCAGGAGCTCAAGGGGCACGAGGAACGCAAGGGCGCCGGCCGCGTGCTGGGCGCCGTGCACGGCGACGACCCCGATCCGCGGTCGTGGGCGGAGAAGAAGAGCGAGGAGGAGGCCGCGCTCGGCTATTCGCGGCAGCCCTACACGCTGGTCATCGGCGGCGGGCAGGGCGGTATCGCGCTCGGGGCGCGGCTGCGCCAACTCGGGGTCCCCGCGATCGTCGTCGACAAGCACGAACGCCCCGGCGACCAGTGGCGCAAGCGGTACAAGTCGCTGTGCCTGCACGACCCCGTCTGGTACGACCACCTGCCGTATCTGCCGTTCCCGCAGAACTGGCCGGTCTTCGCGCCGAAGGACAAGATCGGCGACTGGCTGGAGTTCTACACCCGGGTGATGGAGGTGCCGTACTGGTCGAAGACCACCTGCCTGTCGGCCTCCTTCGACGAGGCCGCAGGACAGTGGACCGTCGAGGTGGACCGCGACGGGGAACGGCTGACGCTGCATCCGACCCAGCTGGTGCTGGCGACCGGGATGTCGGGCAAGCCGAACGTTCCGGTGCTCCCCGGCCAGGACGTGTTCCGCGGCGATCAGCACCACTCCAGCGCGCACCCAGGCCCGGACTCCTACGTCGGCAAGAAAGCCGTCGTGATCGGGTCCAACAACTCCGCGCACGACATCTGCAAGGCGCTCTACGAGAACGGCGTCGACGTGACGATGGTGCAGCGCTCCTCCACGCACATCGTCAAATCCGACACCCTGATGGACATCGGGCTCGGCGATCTGTACTCCGAGCGCGCGCTGGCCGCGGGGATGACGACCGAGAAGGCGGACCTGACGTTCGCGTCGCTGCCGTACCGGATCATGCACGAGTTCCAGATCCCGCTGTATGACCGGATGCGCGAGCGCGACAAGGAGTTCTACGACCGGCTCGAAGCCGCCGGATTCGAATTGGACTGGGGCGCCGATGGTTCCGGGCTGTTCATGAAGTACCTGCGGCGCGGTTCGGGCTACTACATCGACGTCGGCGCGTGTGACATGGTCGCCGACGGCCGGATCAAGCTCGCGCACGGGCAGGTCGACCGGCTGACCGAGGACGCGGTGGTGCTCGCCGACGGTACCGTGCTGCCCGCCGACGTGGTCGTCTACGCGACCGGCTACGGCTCGATGAACGGCTGGGCCGCCGATCTGATCGGTCAGGACGTCGCCGACCGGGTGGGCAAGGTGTGGGGCCTGGGCAGCGACACCCCGAAGGATCCCGGCCCGTGGGAAGGCGAACAGCGCAACATGTGGAAACCCACCCAGCAGCCGAACCTGTGGTTTCACGGCGGGAACCTGCACCAGTCGCGGCATTACTCGCTGTACCTGGCGCTGCAGCTGAAGGCCCGCTACGAGGGGTTGCCGACACCGGTGTACGGGCTGCAGGAGGTCCACCACCTGTCCTGA